A single region of the Lycium barbarum isolate Lr01 chromosome 2, ASM1917538v2, whole genome shotgun sequence genome encodes:
- the LOC132627776 gene encoding U-box domain-containing protein 4-like yields METDVQSNFTYMGRTFTNLSINGSSSSAFSDCNSDRSGEFPTASSQSRRLFLACASENSDELIHQLVSGLDSDSIDEAKQAAIEIRLLAKNKPENRIKIARAGAIKPLISLISSTDLQLQENGVTAILNLSLCDENKELIAASGAIKPLVRALKIGTSTAKENAACALLRLSQVEENKKAIGRSGAIPPLVNLLETGNFRGKKDASTALYSLCSVKENKVRAIQAGVMKPLVELMADFSSNMVDKSAFVVSELISTKEARAALVDEGGIPVLVEIVEVGTQRQKEIAVAILLQLCEDSVVYRTMVAREGAIPPLVALSQSGTNRAKRKAETLIDLLRQPRSGNAAATAIARTSGVPV; encoded by the exons ATGGAAACTGATGTTCAATCGAATTTCACTTACATGGGAAGAACCTTCACAAATCTGAGTATCAATGGAAGTTCTTCCTCAGCTTTTAGCGATTGTAACAGTGATAGATCCGGTGAGTTCCCTACAGCTTCTTCACAGAGCCGGCGGTTGTTTTTGGCTTGTGCTTCTGAGAATTCCGATGAATTGATACATCAACTCGTATCGGGTCTCGATTCCGATTCAATCGATGAGGCAAAACAAGCAGCAATAGAGATTAGACTCCTCGCTAAGAACAAACCAGAAAATCGCATCAAAATTGCTCGAGCCGGTGCAATCAAACCGTTGATTTCGCTTATTTCCTCAACCGATCTTCAACTTCAGGAAAACGGCGTTACGGCGATACTCAATCTCTCTCTTTGCGATGAAAATAAGGAATTAATCGCAGCATCAGGAGCAATAAAACCGCTAGTTCGAGCACTTAAAATAGGAACATCAACAGCTAAAGAAAACGCAGCTTGCGCTCTTTTACGTCTATCGCAAGTTGAGGAAAACAAAAAAGCAATCGGACGGTCAGGAGCGATTCCTCCATTAGTGAACCTTCTAGAAACAGGAAACTTCCGCGGAAAGAAGGACGCATCAACGGCGTTATACTCACTATGTTCGGTTAAAGAGAACAAAGTAAGAGCAATACAAGCAGGTGTGATGAAGCCTTTAGTTGAATTAATGGCGGATTTCAGTTCAAACATGGTTGATAAATCAGCGTTCGTTGTGAGCGAATTGATATCGACAAAAGAAGCAAGAGCGGCACTCGTTGATGAAGGTGGAATTCCAGTGTTAGTTGAGATTGTTGAAGTGGGGACACAACGGCAAAAGGAAATTGCGGTTGCGATATTGTTACAGTTATGTGAGGATAGTGTGGTGTACCGTACTATGGTGGCTCGCGAAGGAGCCATTCCTCCCCTTGTTGCTTTGTCACAATCTGGAACTAATCGCGCCAAACGAAAG GCGGAGACACTGATTGATCTTCTAAGGCAACCAAGATCCGGTAACGCCGCTGCAACAGCGATAGCAAGAACATCCGGTGTGCCAGTATGA